ACGTGCTTCACCAGCCGTACAGGGCTCCGCTTGCGCCGGAGACCGCGGGCCTGGTGGCACGTCTGCGGTCCGGCGGTGTCGCTGCAGCCGTGTCGGGGTCGGGACCGAGCGTCGTTGCCCTCGTGGTCGAGGGGACCCGCGGCGCCTTGGAGGAGCTGACCGAGGGGCTCGATGACGGGTGGCGGCTCCTCGAGCCGGGCTGGGAGACTCTGGGGGCCCGCTTCATCCCGTACCCCGACGACGCAGGAGGTCCCGCCCGCCGATGAGCGCCGCAACCCGCACCGAGGACCTCCAAGCCCTCAAGGACGTCGCGCGCAGGATGCGCGTGCGCATCATCGAGATGACCACCGCTTCGGCCAGCGGCCACCCGACGACGTCGCTTTCGTCGGTCGAGATCGTGACGGCGCTGCACTTCTCCCGGCTCCGGTGGGACCCACAAGACGCCGCGATGCCCGACCGTGACCGCTTTGTCATCTCCAAGGGGCACGGCGTCCCCGTGCTGTACGCGGCCTACGCCGAGGCCGGTGCGATCCCGGACGAGGAACTGAAGACGCTGCGGCAGACCGGATCCCGGCTCCAAGGGCACCCGGACCCCGTACGCCTGCCGTTCACCGAGGCTGCCACCGGCTCGCTGGGCCAGGGGCTGTCGATCGCGATGGGAATGGCCCTTGCCGCACGGATGGACGGTGCCTCCTGGCGGACGTACTGCCTGATGGGCGACGGTGAGATCCAGGAGGGGCAGGTGTGGGAGGCGGCGATGTCCGCGCCCAAGTTCGGACTCGACAACCTCTGCGGGATCGTGGACCACAACCGGATCCAGCAGACCTCGTCGGTGGACGAGATCCTGCACACCCTCAACCCGATCTCCGACAAGTGGCGCGCCTTCGGCTGGCACGTCATCGAGTGCGACGGCCACGACCTGACGCAGGTCCTCGCCGCTCTGGACGAAGCCGCTGCGACACCGGGAGTCCCCAGCGTGATCGTGGCCCGGACCGTCAAGGGCAAAGGCGTGTCGTTCATGGAGGACGACCTTCAGTTCCACGGCAAGGCCGCCACGGACGAGCAGGCCGTCAAGGCGATCGAGGAGATTCTCAGCGCATGAAGCCCACGTCGACTCGCGAAGCTTTCGGGGAGGCCCTGGTCGAGGCGGGCGCAAGCGACCCCCGTGTCGTGGCGCTCGACGGCGACGTCGCCACCAGCGTCATGACCGCCGAGTTCGGCAAGCGGTTCCCGGACCGCTACTTCCAGCTCGGGATCGCCGAGTCCAACATCGTCGGCGTCGCCGCCGGGCTGGCCATGAGTGGGAAGGTCCCGTTCTGCGCGTCGTTCGCCTGCTTCATCACGGGGCGTTTCGAGACCATTCGCATGTCCGTGGCCTACAACCGCGCCAACGTCCGCATCGTCGGGACGCACGTCGGTGTGGGCATCGGTCCGGACGGGCACTCCCAGATGGGTCTGGAGGACGTGGCCATCATGCGGACCCTGCCCAACATGGCGGTCATTCAGCCCGCGACGGGGGTCGAGACCCGTGCAGCGACGCACTACCTCGTCGACCATCACGGTCCCGCCTATCTGCGGCTGACGCGACAAAAGCTTCCGGAGCTGTTCGGCGACGACTACGAGTTTGGGTTCGGCAAGGGGACAGTGCTGCGCGAGGGCAGCGACGTTGCGATCATCGGCTCGGGGGCCGGGCTGCACGAGGCGCTCGGCGCGGCGGAGATTCTCGGCTCCCACGGGATTTCCGCGTCGGTCGCCAACATCCACACGATCCAGCCCCTGGACGACGAGCTCGTCGCCTCCCTGGCCCGCAGTTGCGGCAGGGTCGTGACGGTCGAGGACCACACGGTCGTGGGCGGCCTGGGCGGTGCCGTGACCGAGAGCCTGTCGGAGCGGTGTCCGGTTCCGGTCCTGCGGATCGGGGTCCGCGGGTTCGGTGAGTCCGGCGACCCTGATGAGCTGTACGAGCGGTTCGGACTGTCCGCGGCGAAGGTGGCCGCGTCGGTCGCCGGGTTTGTGCAGTCGCCGGCGGAGGCCGGCCTGGCGCGGCACTAATTCGTTGCCCGTGCGAGGTGCGGGTGCTAGGGTTTCACCTCGGACCGGTCGGGTCCGATAACCCGGCCCCACAGCCTCTGACCGACAGGGCCCATGATCGAGACAATCAAGCTCTGCAAGACGTACAAGGGCGGCATCCAGGCCCTTCAGGACGTCTCCATCCAGATCCCCAAGGGCGAGTTCGTCTTCCTCGTTGGACCCTCGGGGTCGGGCAAATCCACTCTCACGAAGATCCTCATGAAAGACGAGGAGCCGACGGGCGGCGAGGTCTACGTGGCGGGCAAGGACCTCAGCAAGCTCAACCGCTGGAAGGTGCCTTACCACCGCCGGGCACTGGGAGTCGTTTTCCAGGATTTCAAGCTCCTGCCCAACAAGACGGCCTACGAGAACGTCGCTTATGCACTGGAGGTCACGGGCCGCCCGAGGCACGTCCTGGAGCGGCTGGTCCCCCCGGCCCTGGAGGTCGTCGGGCTCAAGGAGAAGATGCACCGCAAGCCCGATGAGCTGTCCGGTGGCGAGCAGCAGCGCGTGTCGATCGCGAGAGCGTTCGTGAACCAGCCGAAGATCCTGCTCTGCGACGAGCCGACTGGGAACCTCGACCCGGCGACGTCGCTTGAGATCGTGCGCCTGCTGGACCGCATCAACCGACTCGGCACGACCGTCGTGGTGGCTACCCACGACCACGCGATCGTGGACATGATGCGCCGCCGAGTGATCGAGCTCGAGGCCGGACATCTGGTCCGCGACCAGTCCCGCGGCGTCTACGGTCCGGTGGGCGGCTGATGGCGTTCAAGGTCGGGTACTTCGTCCGCGAGTCGGCGGTCAACCTCCGGCGCAACCTGCTGATGACTCTGGCCGCGACCCTCACGGCTGCCGTGTCGCTGCTGCTCCTCGGGGGAGTCCTGACGCTGGGATCGTTCGTGCGGGGGATCACCGGCGAGATTGAGAGGCAGGTCGAGGTCGCGGTGTTCCTGAAGGACGAGGTCAGCCAACAGCAGCAGGACTCCCTGCTGCGTTCCCTGCAGGAGCTGCCCGTCGTCAGCGACGTCCGCTACGAGTCCAAGGAAGAGGCCTTCGAGCTATTCAAGAAGCTGTACCGGGACCAGCCCACCATCTGGCAGAACGTGGACCCCGACGTGCTGCCCGCCTCGTTCCGTGTGGCGATGAAGGACCCGGAACGCGTGGACATCATCCGCTCGGCCGTGGGGGAGAACCCGGCCGTGGACCAGGTCGTGGACCAGCGCGAGACCGTGGAGAGGCTGCTGGGTTTCACGAACCTGCTGCGCACGTTCTCGACAGTGATGGTGATCATCCTTCTGGTCGCGGCCGTCCTGCTCATCTCCAACACGATCCAGCTGGGGATCTTCGCGCGGCGCAAGGAGATCGAGATCATGAAGCTCGTCGGGGCGACCAACTGGTTCGTGCGCATCCCCTTCATGTTCGAAGGGGTCGCTGTGGGCATCGCGGGGACGGTTCTGGCGATGCTGCTGCTGAGCGTGGCGAAGTCCTTCATCCTGAAGTGGCTGCCGCCGTTCATCCCGACGGCGGCCCTGCGGGGCGTGGACGTCGTTCAGATGTTCTGGCTGTTGGTGCTCGGCTCCGTGATCGGCGCCCTCGGCTCCAGCGTCGCTTTGCGCAAGTACCTCAACGTCTGACGGGCGTCTCGCCGGGGACCGGTTGCCCCGACGCCAGGGACAGCAGCCGCCGCGCCTTGAGTTCTGTCTCCTCCCACTCGGCCCCCGGGTCGGAGTCGGCGACGATCCCGCCGCCCACGCCGAAAGACGTCAGGCCCCCGGACATCTCGAAGGTGCGGATCGCGACGTTGAGATCCATTGACCTCGCCCCGGCGTCGATCCACCCGATCGCCCCGCAGTAGACACCGCGGGGGACCGGCTCGAGGTGCTCGATGATGCGCAGGACGCGCGGCTTGGGCGCGCCCGTGATCGATGCGGCCGGAAAGGTCGCGCGGATGATGTCCCCGATTGAGGCGTCGGTCCTAAGGGAGCCCGATACGGTGCTCACCAGGTGGAACAGTCCGGGGTGCGGTTCCAGCTCGCACAGCGCGTCCACGTTCACGGTCCCGTACTCGCAGACGCGTCCCAGGTCGTTGCGGGCGAGGTCGACGATCATCACGTTCTCGGCGCGGTCCTTGGCGCTGGAGGACAGCACTTCGGGATCCGACGCCGTCCCCTTGATGGGCCGGGTCACGATCCGTCCCCGGCCGGCCCGCAGGAAGGATTCGGGCGACGCCGACACGACCGACCGCTCGCCGGCCCGGACCAGCGCGCAGTGGGGGGCCGGGTTGCCGTCCAGGAGCACGCGGTACAGGTCCACCGGGTCCGGACACCCCTCGGCGGTCAGGCGGCGCGTGAGGTTCACCTGGTAGCAGTCCCCCGCGGCGAGGTGCTCCAGCACCCGTTCCACCGCCCCGATCCACTGCTCCCGGCCCAGGCTGGAGCGCCACGTGTCCAGCGGCGCAGGGAGCGGCTCCCGAGCGTCCGGACCGGCGTCCAGGGCCGCCTGCAGCAGGAGCCGGGACGGACCGGACCCTTCCAGTCGCGGCGGCCCCCCGGGCTCGAGGACCAGCCTGGACTCAAACCGCGCAAGCAGCAGGTCCGGAGTCTGCGGGGGCGGACGCCCGATCCGAGCGCCCGGACGCGGCGGCTCCACCGCCTGCCCCAGCTCGTAGGACAAAAACCCGGCCCACCAACCGGACTTCAGGCCGTCCAGCGCCCCCAGGGCCGCGTCCCCATTGAGCTCCACGACCTCCACGGGCTCGACGGCGATCACCGTCGCCCGGCCGTCGGGGACCGCCACCAGCCAGGGCTCACGCGGGAGCCTGGACAGGAGGGGGCCGGTCGCAGGGGCTGTCACAGCCCTAGGCCACCACATCGCGTTCGCAGCCACCTTGAGAGTCGTGACAGGCGCGGCTAGAATAGAGCCCTGTTGCCTAGAGTTACATCTGTGACCCGACGCGCCCGCCTGACCGGACGGGCGGGGGCCGTCGTCGTGGCGGCCATGCTCGCCCTTGCTCCCGTGGCCCCCGCGGGCGTCGTCGCCGCTCCGAGCACGCAGGAGTACGACCAGGTCGTCCGACGGCTGGAGAAGGCCCGGGCCCTGATCCGCGAGACGGAACAGCGCGAAAAGGGACTGAAGACCGGCATCGCGGCCCGTCAGGCCCGCCGCCGTGCCGCGGAGATCGAGATCGAGGAGCTCACGGCGGTGGTCGAGTCGGCGCAGGGGAAGGTCCAGGAGGCCGAGGGCGCTCTGAGCCAGGTGGAGGTCCGGCTTCAGGCTCGGACCGAAGAGCTGGAGCGCACGGTCCGGGAGCTGCGCGAGGCGCGCGAGACGCTGAACGAGCGCGCTGTCCAGACCTTCAAGGCTGGGCCGGCGTCGATGCTCGACACGCTGCTGAGCGCACGGTCGGTCGCCGAGCTGTCCAGCCGGATGCAGTTCGTGTCGCGCGTGTTTCGCAGGGACAAGACGCACA
This sequence is a window from Actinomycetota bacterium. Protein-coding genes within it:
- the ftsX gene encoding permease-like cell division protein FtsX, coding for MAFKVGYFVRESAVNLRRNLLMTLAATLTAAVSLLLLGGVLTLGSFVRGITGEIERQVEVAVFLKDEVSQQQQDSLLRSLQELPVVSDVRYESKEEAFELFKKLYRDQPTIWQNVDPDVLPASFRVAMKDPERVDIIRSAVGENPAVDQVVDQRETVERLLGFTNLLRTFSTVMVIILLVAAVLLISNTIQLGIFARRKEIEIMKLVGATNWFVRIPFMFEGVAVGIAGTVLAMLLLSVAKSFILKWLPPFIPTAALRGVDVVQMFWLLVLGSVIGALGSSVALRKYLNV
- a CDS encoding transketolase, which gives rise to MSAATRTEDLQALKDVARRMRVRIIEMTTASASGHPTTSLSSVEIVTALHFSRLRWDPQDAAMPDRDRFVISKGHGVPVLYAAYAEAGAIPDEELKTLRQTGSRLQGHPDPVRLPFTEAATGSLGQGLSIAMGMALAARMDGASWRTYCLMGDGEIQEGQVWEAAMSAPKFGLDNLCGIVDHNRIQQTSSVDEILHTLNPISDKWRAFGWHVIECDGHDLTQVLAALDEAAATPGVPSVIVARTVKGKGVSFMEDDLQFHGKAATDEQAVKAIEEILSA
- a CDS encoding transketolase C-terminal domain-containing protein; the encoded protein is MKPTSTREAFGEALVEAGASDPRVVALDGDVATSVMTAEFGKRFPDRYFQLGIAESNIVGVAAGLAMSGKVPFCASFACFITGRFETIRMSVAYNRANVRIVGTHVGVGIGPDGHSQMGLEDVAIMRTLPNMAVIQPATGVETRAATHYLVDHHGPAYLRLTRQKLPELFGDDYEFGFGKGTVLREGSDVAIIGSGAGLHEALGAAEILGSHGISASVANIHTIQPLDDELVASLARSCGRVVTVEDHTVVGGLGGAVTESLSERCPVPVLRIGVRGFGESGDPDELYERFGLSAAKVAASVAGFVQSPAEAGLARH
- a CDS encoding anthranilate synthase component I family protein: MTAPATGPLLSRLPREPWLVAVPDGRATVIAVEPVEVVELNGDAALGALDGLKSGWWAGFLSYELGQAVEPPRPGARIGRPPPQTPDLLLARFESRLVLEPGGPPRLEGSGPSRLLLQAALDAGPDAREPLPAPLDTWRSSLGREQWIGAVERVLEHLAAGDCYQVNLTRRLTAEGCPDPVDLYRVLLDGNPAPHCALVRAGERSVVSASPESFLRAGRGRIVTRPIKGTASDPEVLSSSAKDRAENVMIVDLARNDLGRVCEYGTVNVDALCELEPHPGLFHLVSTVSGSLRTDASIGDIIRATFPAASITGAPKPRVLRIIEHLEPVPRGVYCGAIGWIDAGARSMDLNVAIRTFEMSGGLTSFGVGGGIVADSDPGAEWEETELKARRLLSLASGQPVPGETPVRR
- the ftsE gene encoding cell division ATP-binding protein FtsE is translated as MIETIKLCKTYKGGIQALQDVSIQIPKGEFVFLVGPSGSGKSTLTKILMKDEEPTGGEVYVAGKDLSKLNRWKVPYHRRALGVVFQDFKLLPNKTAYENVAYALEVTGRPRHVLERLVPPALEVVGLKEKMHRKPDELSGGEQQRVSIARAFVNQPKILLCDEPTGNLDPATSLEIVRLLDRINRLGTTVVVATHDHAIVDMMRRRVIELEAGHLVRDQSRGVYGPVGG